A part of Miscanthus floridulus cultivar M001 chromosome 6, ASM1932011v1, whole genome shotgun sequence genomic DNA contains:
- the LOC136461393 gene encoding uncharacterized protein, giving the protein MECLWAEALDPGDSAATPLAQPPPPPSAQTPPPPSPSEPNPLSSTTPATPSLPEVPPSPCPVQPDVVPPRAAFKSAAQAPAGRPGHRFQELLLRDFYSTAAPLLLGVPLPKPGTLWLTPSFSSAPTTLNSNQVSNILSFCLTSPPVVLKARSIRPFLFHVLVASENVARFIALRGHLRLGSMEVDVHGDEARAAAAADRLAGPAFNAPQRSPTVTLSHPVASLAKSGGQSIHARAAQNASSRRPYLLKLCTPGSPSLPPLLPLPMHATSGGAADNGDPCIYRANNLALCGAPRPVQPASFLQAVLKPPQPTPVTAPRRFRASPNACYRCLAVDHHVKDCRDPVRCRRCGGYGHMVRNCRTPRSARLHWAVKRSPRNPGSPPPASHGVARPVPVVLHVPSRPASPPPSSSVLQSPTVDPINRVASSSANPPAPQLPPTAPPPREPASAPDTPLPRFGPVRPPARDLPCPFGNLRLVPGFPGFDSFFYGLVRPFPLAPLPRLPVILPSTVLEPWDPVPSTPLCSYSLLALPWHDVDNTMPAPPPSPAVQHLQPRRGRRPVGRPSPSGAPEASSGLPVAPDRLPQPRRSRGPAGRQPQRASSRLAARESGSFVDMTTKAVNRKALRESLVLCSSELKAQVSACRILKKKNPLMALDLSRLAKAACLDGPSRRAVAVAAATGRYP; this is encoded by the coding sequence ATGGAGTGCCTCTGGGCCGAAGCTCTCGACCCGGGCGACTCAGCGGCGACGCCCCtcgcgcagccgccgccgccgccgtctgccCAGACCCCTCCGCCACCTTCACCCTCTGAGCCCAACCCCCTCTCTTCCACCACCCCAGCTACGCCGTCATTGCCTGAGGTGCCCCCGTCGCCTTGTCCTGTGCAACCCGACGTCGTCCCTCCCCGTGCTGCGTTCAAGTCTGCCGCTCAGGCTCCCGCCGGGAGGCCGGGCCACCGCTTCCAGGAGCTGCTTCTCCGCGACTTCTACTCCACGGCAGCGCCATTGTTGCTGGGAGTCCCTCTCCCCAAGCCAGGTACTCTCTGGCTTACACCCTCCTTCTCCTCCGCCCCCACCACCCTCAACTCCAACCAGGTCTCCAATATTCTCTCCTTCTGCTTGACGTCCCCTCCAGTGGTCTTGAAAGCACGATCCATTCGCCCGTTCTTGTTCCACGTGTTAGTCGCGTCCGAGAATGTCGCTCGTTTCATTGCGCTGCGTGGTCACCTTCGTTTGGGATCCATGGAGGTCGACGTCCATGGCGACGAAGCGCgtgcggcggccgcggccgatCGTTTGGCTGGGCCCGCCTTCAATGCGCCCCAACGGTCCCCCACTGTAACCCTCTCACATCCAGTTGCTTCGCTTGCTAAGTCTGGGGGACAGAGCATTCATGCCAGGGCGGCCCAAAACGCGTCGTCGCGGCGCCCTTACCTGCTTAAGCTGTGCACGCCCGGCTCCCCTTCTCTCCCCCCTTTGCTCCCTCTCCCGATGCACGCCACGTCAGGCGGCGCGGCTGACAATGGCGACCCCTGCATTTACCGTGCCAACAACCTTGCACTGTGCGGCGCACCGAGGCCCGTCCAGCCGGCCTCCTTCCTCCAGGCGGTGTTAAAGCCGCCTCAACCTACTCCGGTCACAGCGCCTAGACGCTTCCGTGCTAGCCCCAACGCTTGTTACCGCTGCCTCGCCGTCGACCATCACGTCAAGGACTGTCGCGACCCTGTCCGGTGTCGGCGCTGTGGTGGTTACGGCCACATGGTTCGCAACTGCAGAACTCCGCGCTCGGCGCGCCTGCATTGGGCGGTCAAACGCTCCCCGCGCAACCCCGGGTCGCCGCCTCCTGCTTCGCACGGGGTGGCGAGGCCTGTCCCTGTCGTCCTGCATGTTCCCTCTCGCCCCGCGTCGCCGCCTCCCTCCTCCTCGGTCCTCCAGTCCCCCACCGTTGACCCCATCAACCGTGTAGCCTCCTCTAGCGCCAACCCACCAGCACCCCAGTTACCacccacggcaccgcctcccCGCGAGCCCGCGAGTGCGCCGGACACCCCTCTCCCGCGGTTCGGCCCTGTGCGTCCCCCTGCCCGGGACCTGCCCTGCCCCTTCGGCAACCTGCGGCTCGTCCCTGGCTTCCCGGGCTTCGACTCGTTCTTCTACGGCCTGGTGCGCCCTTTCCCGCTTGCACCGCTGCCGCGCCTCCCGGTCATCCTCCCGTCGACGGTGCTGGAGCCGTGGGACCCGGTGCCCTCCACGCCTCTCTGCTCCTATTCGCTCCTCGCTCTCCCCTGGCACGACGTCGACAACACtatgcccgcgccgccgccgtccccggCGGTCCAGCACCTCCAGCCGCGCCGCGGTCGTCGCCCGGTCGGGCGCCCGAGTCCTTCTGGTGCCCCTGAAGCCTCCTCGGGCCTACCGGTTGCTCCTGATCGCCTGCCGCAGCCTCGCCGCAGTCGCGGTCCTGCTGGGCGCCAACCTCAGCGTGCTAGCTCCAGGCTTGCTGCTCGGGAGTCTGGCTCCTTCGTCGACATGACCACAAAGGCGGTCAACAGGAAGGCTCTTCGGGAGAGCCTTGTACTCTGCTCTTCTGAGCTCAAGGCGCAGGTCTCTGCCTGCCGCATCCTCAAGAAGAAGAATCCTTTGATGGCGCTCGACCTCTCCCGTCTGGCCAAGGCCGCGTGTCTTGACGGCCCCAGCAGGCGTGCTgttgcggtggcggcggccacCGGTCGCTACCCATGA